The following nucleotide sequence is from Trifolium pratense cultivar HEN17-A07 linkage group LG2, ARS_RC_1.1, whole genome shotgun sequence.
TAAAGAGTTGCTGCAACAAGTCATTCAGACACCAGACCAGCAGAAGTATGTCCGTAAACTCTTGGGATTTCAGTTTCGAATTGAATATAAACCCGGGGCTTCCAATCGTGTTGCTGATGCATTATCTAGAGTTCCTGGAGAGTGGTCCGAGGCTGATTCTCCTCCCGACACATCCTTTATGGCATTAGTCACTACCCCTACATTTGGAATTGTTCAACAACTTCTAAAGGAAAATGCATCCGACCCGTTTCTTTTAGCATTTCATCAACAACATACTCAAGGCATCCTTCCAATTCCTTACTCTATTGTTAATGGATTGGTGTTGCACAAAGGGCGCTATGTTCTCAATTCCGCTTCTCCTTTATGTTCTTTAATTATTAGTGAGTTTCATGATACGCCTTCTGGTGGTCACGCCGGTATCAAACGAACTCTCACTCGGGTTGCTGCAAATTTCTTTTGGCAAGGAATGCGGAAATCAGTTGAAGACTTTGTAGCCTCTTTCCTCATGTGTCAACAAATTAAGTATTCCACTCAAGTTCCAGCTGGGTTATTACAGCCACTCCCTATTCCGGAGGCGGTATGGGAAGATATTACAATGGATTTCATCACGGGTTTACCTCCATCCCAAGGCTCCACCGTTGTTTTTGTGGTTGTAGATCGGCTATCTAAGTCGGCTCACTTTGGTGCTTTACCTACTGCTTTCACAGCCTCCAGAGTTGCAGAACTGTTTGTATCCATAGTAGTGAAACATCATGGTTTTCCTCGGTCAATTGTGTCTGACCGTGATCCTATTTTTGTTAGCAGTTTTGGCGCAAACTATTTGAACTAAGTGGCACCAAGTTGTCAATGAGCAGTGCTTACCACCCGCAAACGGATGGCCAATCCGAGGTGCTGAATCGATGCTTGGAACAATATTTACGGGCCTTCACGCAGCACAAACCATCTTCTTGGGTTCTTTTTCTACCATGGGCTGAATTTCATTACAACACAAGCTACCATAGTGGATTGAAAATGTCCCCTTTCCAGGCCTTGTATGGTCGTCAACCACCGACTATTCCCTACTACACTCGTGGTTCCACTTCAATTCAAACTCTTGATGCTGCGCTCATTGATCGTGATGAGCTCCTTCGAGTTTTTAAGGACAATTTACTTGCTGCTCAGAATCGGATGACTCAAAAGGCCAATGTTCATCGCCGTGATCTCAATCTTTCTATTGGTGATCTAGTTTTGGTTCGCCTTCGCCCATACCGTCAGACTTCGGTGCGCCGACATCATTATCACAAATTGTCTAAGTGTTATTATGGCCCTTTTAGCATTATTGAACGCATTGGTCCAGTTGCTTACAAGTTACAGCTGCCACCGGAGAGTCGTATTCATCCGGTTTTTCACATTTCAGCACTCAAACCATTTAGGGGTACTGAAACTCCTCCTCCATGTGACCTTCCAGTTGATAGTTTCAACAATCAGCCGCTTGAGCAACCAGCTGCAGTTTTAGCTCATCGCACTGTACTAATTCAGAGCCTGCCACGCGCCCAGATTTTGGTTCAATGGAAGGGTGCACCAGTTGATGAAGCTTCATGGGAAGATCTGCTCACTTTCAAAAAATGTTTTCCCTCCTTccaccttgaggacaaggtggTTTCTGAAGATGCGGGGAGTGATACGCACAAGTAATTAACATTGCAGCCCAAGAGATGGGAAGGCCCAATGAAGAGAGTGACACTAACAGGGAAGGCCCAATAGAGGAGGGTCCAATACTTGGCAAGAGGGTGTCTAAGAAACCACCCTGGATGCAGGATTTTGTATGTTATACAAAGAAGAACCCAAAAGAATAGAAATAGTCACAAGCGGGTCATgttatcttttctttttgcaGTTTGTTATTTTCCTTCCTTTATTTTCGCAAGTTGTTGCTAAGTGACTATATATATGGTGTAATTGGTATCCATTTGGATTATGCTGAATGAAATAGAAGATTCTATTCTCCCTTTTAACTTCTTCTTCCTTAATTTCTTTCTTGGAGTACACACTCACTCGAAGAGTGCTATTCTTATACAGTCTGAGAATTAGAGATTGTATCAAACTCTCATTGTCTTGTCAAGCATTATGTtattctttgtttataattaaatggCCTGATATATTGCCTTTTCATATTGATTTTTTCCAATATGTGATGCTCATGTTGGACATTGTTGAGTCTGTGGACAAAGTACTATTTGATTAAACTTGAAGTAAGAGAAGGTCAAATACAACTTCGAAGATCAGATCCGTCACGTTTGAATTGAAATGGTGTCGCCATAGTTGATGTGAATCTAAACTCTCCAACTCGCCGAACTGGCGCCACAGCGACTTACCGTCCAACGTCGTCATCTCGACGTAGAATCGTTTTTGTTGCTAGGCGACTCCCGATCCAAGTGTTAATGTTCTTTTCCTCTAACTTACCATTTAATCATATAGTTCTCGCTCTCTCTAttgtgataatatattatttgtgcaTATATACGTTATTGGTTTTATTAACATGGTTAATTTATAGTTCATGAATCACATTCTATCGccatctataataataataataataataataataataataataataataataataataataataataataataataatctcatcaatgagtaaaagaaaagaacatcgGTACTTATGTATTTCAAGGTTAATCACTAGAATGagacttgtttttcttttagtgTGCCACTTTACAAGATCTAAATTCAAGAATCGCtgttctgtttggttcaaaactgTTTGTGCTTATTTGATATGTGATATCTTTAACCCTGCTATAAATTATTCTAGCACacgataaaatattttgtgtgaTTGTATGAACTAACTTTCTTAAGACCTCATGTAAACATTTTAAACATGAAAGAACTTTTGcatgaaagaacttcaactctgaTAAGTAGAATAAGTCAacactttaaattaaaatgaccaaGACAAATATAACCAACAGAGAAAgtataaaaatttcatatgtttctacattttttcGGTTAAGAACTAAATTAGTATTCTTCTTACAAAGTATTTTGCTTTTTACTTATAACTAACATGAATATGCTTTCTCTAcgtatcacatttttatttgtttcggtatcgattaattaaaattaatcataCATGCAAAGTTTCAATAACTAATGGAGTATATGAGACTTATTATTAGCCGACGTGTTTTTTGCATATACTTGAAGCACTTGCTATAATGTCACCTTCTTTGAAATTTATCTTGATTAGGAAATTTAGTTTATTCATCTatgatttctattttgattcattGATGTTAATCATAGTGCAGGACAACGAACAAATGCGGAaaattaacatgaaaattcaataattatcactcggcgagatagaagccgccaactaatatttcaggttgaagcatattccgcgatgactaccgcaatggaactcagtctcgccacgccaaaacataattgttttttcttactaggcgaggagcgccgcaacaaaccacccatggcggtatcatttttgtttgttttatgtttcatatattattattgttgaacctttaatgtatcaaagcttatttgcaGCAATCATGATTAAGTTGCGGGCTCTGAACCATAATGAAGCCAGCCGGCTCTAGACCAATAAAGACTAACCAGTGATGGAATAAAGATCAACTCATATGAAAGCTCTGAACCAAATgtaaggttgaaaggccttggcgttacctgtaaaccttacgagtaggggccgtcagaaaaagaaaaaacaaggttgaaaggccttggcgttacctgtaaaccttacgagtagggggcgtcagaaaaagaaaaaacaaggttgaaaggccttggcgttacctgtaaatcttacgagtagggggcgtcagaaaaagaaaaaacaaggttgaaaggccttggcgttacctgtaaaccttacgagtagggggcgtcagaaaaagaaaaaacaaggttgaaaggccttggcgttacctgtaaaccttacgagtagggggcgtcagaaaaagaaaaaacaaggttgaaaaaggccttggcgttacctgtaaaccttacgagtagggggcgtcagaaaaagaaaaaacaaggttgaaaggcttTGGCGCTACCTGTAAATCTTAcgagtagggggcgtcagaaaaagaaaaaacaaagttgAAAGGCTTTGGCGCTACCTGTAAATCTTAcgagtagggggcgtcagaaaaagaaaaaacaagttgAAATGCTTTGGCGTTACCCGTAGGGAGCGTCAGAAAAAGACACAGCGAAGAAAGGTGAGATCATCAACACCGCCAACAGAAAAAGCTTATACACAGCCAAAACaaggcgattcattataacgtCAAATCATTTGCAACCGCCAAAaggcaacaggtataaagttattcataaaggatatataattatatttaaagagctaaagacattgcaggtgcaaagttaaaaaatttcaaaggcgagattattttCAACACCACACACAAAGTATAGTGGAAGGGCGACTCCGAGCAGCGCCAATTCTTTTTAAATCGCCAAGAAGTTACAAAATAAGGTGTGCAAGCCTGGCAGtacgaaaatcaactacaacaaaGAAGTGGCGAGACACCAGAATACTTACAATCCTCAAATATAGAGtgtcaaagaaaataagaaactcaTGTTGAGTAGAAGAAGCAGAAGTACAGACCAACAAAGTTACTAGCCTCAAAGTTTCAATTTAATTTCAAGAAGACAAGGAGGGACGAATCGCGAAAGATGAAGAGGCGAGATTGGTGACAACGCTAGcttgaaaatgcaaatacaatgaaaaaagaGGAAGGGCGACTCGCCAACTTGCTCAAAGTCgccaagaaacaatgacaacaatattcaaagccacaaatggcgtacatcaagatattcaaaagtcatAGAAGGACGTACAAATTAgctaagaaatatcaacaacaaaaggaaggaaAAGGCGACAAGCAAACAAAGAATATGAGTCAGCAACAAATAGGCGACATAGAACAACATCGAGGCATAATAATTGTCAAGTGATTTCAAtcaaaagcacttcgccttcctgaagcctcgtgcttggggggctgtgtaccgggccatggaccagggtgtgatttgttaaggcccaatacaaAAAAGCCCAATCAATTATAGTCCATAAGGTTCACACCAAAATATCTTATGTTTCTCACCATGATGATGACACGTAAAGATTACCACCACCTCCATGATCTAccatagcttggagaagaaggaaaagaagcttggagaagaaggagaagaaaccgcccactacccatgaattcctccacaagcaaggcggttatcaagcaacaagagagagatgttttgcctataaataggatcttcATCAAGAGAATAAGGGGGTCTCTCTCATTCtgagaaaccaccatactttcattcttgtaaagagacaattctttcattcttgtaaagttaatcaattttttctttctgatcatacttgtatccattatcaatcttgaataatacacaCCCCCTATGTTCTTCACCAGAACATATAGTTTTTTCAATTGGAAAAAGAAATCATTGAActttattatttaaaaccaaTAATTGAGGGTCAGTTTAGTTTGATATTTGATAAGTTTAATTAGATTCATAAATTGCTTACACCTAGCTTATTAATTTACACTCATTGTTTTTGTTAACCATCGAGTTCTTAGGAGAATGGGATCCTGGTGATCTGGAGTTCGACCACAAGATACGTAAATTCTGgccaataaattattataattcaCCTAAAAATCAAACTCGAATTCTTCCAAATAATCCATAATTTACACCCACGTTATTAATAAACACATTTATACTTGGAATatacaattataaaaattttagtataagccaaataaatataacaCCAGAAAACAAACATTATCTATGCAATGGTTGTTAAAATCACGATTTAAAACGTAAAATCGTAGATTTTATGTTTCTAGGTAGCTATTTCTAGTTAACTCGCGGGTACAATCGTTTTTGGGTAAAATCGTGAGCTGACACGGTTTTAAACGATTTAAATCGTAATAAAATTGGTGAAATCGTGTAAAATCGTAGGTTTTAATACTTTTAGAcgattttaccttttttttatttttgaaagagGTCTAATGTCATTTGGCCATTCATTTGAAGATGAAaacacttgttttttttttttttttaacattaaaaaattgtgaaatatgAACATCTTGTTTGTTGGATAATTTTTTGGATGTTATTTTGATGACTTGATGGGTAATTTGTGTAATTTGATCGATGACTTTGATCTAAGTTTGTTATTATGGTGATTTAGTATATTTTAGCTTTTAAattaagttgaaattttaaattattgattcattataatattatatatgtgtgtgtatataaatttaatattattttaatataaggTAAAATCGACGATTTTACGTTTTGATTTTACCTAGACAAAACGAGTTAACGTAAAATCTcgattctgacaaccttgtGTCTATGTgtaaaattcttaaaaatatgTGTAGTTGTATAATCGATAATTTAGTGGggtttttatttacaaaaaattactgtctttttatttttatttttaaaaagatgtCACTTCAATGGTTGATTAATTTTGGCTTGTCACCATGCTCAACTTGATTAGCCAATGAAAACAAACCAAGGGAACAAATTGTTGTCCAAAAGAAAAACGATGTAACACAACTAAAAAAAAGGGTGATTACcgtaaataaaagaaaataaataatagcaATGGGACAAATAAAACAGGTTAACAGGGAAGAATGTAACACAAAAACATGGTTTACCTAcaagtgcaacaaacaaaaCTGTtgctatttaaaaaataaattaaactgacaaaattattttttaatttaaacagtaaaaaatataagtatatgggtatttttgttcaattaaaaaaaatatgcattgTTAATttacactttcatattgaaaaaaaaaatatgcattatTAATTTAAACTTTCACATTTAACGGCCACACACGCACACATAGTGAAGTACTTAATGTAGTACTTAAGTCATGAGACACTCTCATCTATTAGACTAATTTTTGGATGGGCCTTCTTGTACTAtatttggttgaagaacaatcAAATAGTATTCATGAAACCAAAAGTCATCGCTCATATTTGTGAtgaattaatatattttgttgttgtgaaAGGAACAAATCCCTCCAAAATTTCATAATTAACCTTCCCTTAATTTTGACAAGACCACATGCTTTGATAACGATATTATGAAAATCTTATTCATGATAACAATGCTAGTTTGTTTGAGAGTGTCTCTCGAGCTGTTAACCCAAAGCTTGACCCCTTAATTATATTGAtattatgaataatttggtgcTAGCTCCAATCCACAAAAAAAGTCTTcaagttttaaaacaaaaatctcCATTGTTGGTGCTGAAATTGATTCTCTTGTTTTGGTTTTTCGACTAGATTTGCGAATATCATGGAGATGTGATACAAATTATGGACCATTAAAATGTCCTATTAGCTAGCTACACTTAGCTTGAATCCTAACCCCATTTTGTACATACTATAGGTTCTAGACAGTTAGGTAAACACCCTAACAGTCTAACCACGTGTTCTTGTTATGTTAA
It contains:
- the LOC123904369 gene encoding uncharacterized protein LOC123904369, which codes for MSPFQALYGRQPPTIPYYTRGSTSIQTLDAALIDRDELLRVFKDNLLAAQNRMTQKANVHRRDLNLSIGDLVLVRLRPYRQTSVRRHHYHKLSKCYYGPFSIIERIGPVAYKLQLPPESRIHPVFHISALKPFRGTETPPPCDLPVDSFNNQPLEQPAAVLAHRTVLIQSLPRAQILVQWKGAPVDEASWEDLLTFKKCFPSFHLEDKVVSEDAGSDTHK